A genome region from Streptomyces sp. NBC_01296 includes the following:
- a CDS encoding DUF5819 family protein → MESNEREPAEAAAAPAGPPIDPPVVAAAAAPVPSARPPADLPVEPPVEPPAEAAVEPPVDRAAPPRAPGIAGLSAPYRVVTALALAAVGLAACGHLALVFLHVAPSNTVSKQHAQTVDDWIYPEFEQNWKLFAPNPLQQNIAVEVRAEVRSTLGGEPVPVGWRDLSAEDGAAIRHSLLPSHTRQNELRRAWDFFTGSHDEDNKPIGERGELSEQYLRRIALNRLTEDGSVRGEIIRIQLRSATRSVAAPPWSDEKTDTQTYYRELPWWTL, encoded by the coding sequence ATGGAATCGAACGAGCGCGAGCCCGCGGAAGCAGCTGCTGCGCCGGCCGGTCCGCCGATCGATCCGCCGGTCGTCGCGGCGGCGGCCGCGCCCGTCCCGTCGGCCCGTCCGCCGGCGGATCTGCCGGTCGAGCCGCCGGTCGAGCCCCCGGCCGAAGCGGCCGTCGAGCCGCCCGTCGACCGGGCGGCGCCGCCGCGGGCTCCCGGGATCGCGGGCCTGTCCGCCCCGTACCGCGTCGTCACGGCCCTGGCCCTCGCGGCGGTGGGCCTCGCCGCCTGCGGCCACCTGGCGCTGGTCTTCCTGCACGTCGCCCCGTCCAACACGGTGAGCAAGCAGCACGCGCAGACGGTCGACGACTGGATCTACCCCGAGTTCGAGCAGAACTGGAAGCTCTTCGCCCCCAACCCGCTCCAGCAGAACATCGCGGTGGAGGTGCGGGCCGAGGTCCGCTCCACCCTCGGCGGCGAGCCGGTCCCCGTCGGCTGGCGCGACCTGTCGGCCGAGGACGGTGCGGCCATCCGGCACAGCCTGCTGCCGAGCCACACCCGGCAGAACGAGCTGCGCCGGGCCTGGGACTTCTTCACCGGCTCGCACGACGAGGACAACAAGCCGATCGGCGAGCGCGGCGAACTGTCGGAGCAGTACCTGCGGCGGATCGCGCTGAACCGGCTCACGGAGGACGGGTCCGTGCGGGGCGAGATCATACGGATCCAGCTGCGCTCGGCGACGCGCTCGGTCGCGGCGCCGCCGTGGAGCGACGAGAAGACCGACACCCAGACGTACTACCGGGAGCTGCCGTGGTGGACGCTGTGA
- a CDS encoding 2Fe-2S iron-sulfur cluster-binding protein, with protein MAASTPSPTSGSGRPARHGAFHPLTVAAVDRLTDDSVALTLRVPEELRGEYLHAPGQHLTLRRSTPEGVEIRRTYSICSPAPDPAGPGPAALRVGVRLVEGGEFSTFAHKEIAAGDVLDVMVPAGRFVLEPDAAPATGHYAAIVGGSGITPVLSIAASLLAARPDARFCLVRSDRTAASTMFLDEVADLKDRFPDRFQLVTVLSREEQEAGLPSGRLDEERLKALLPALLPVADVTGWFLCGPYGLVVGAERALGTLGVVRTRIHEEIFHVEDTAPPAPAAAPSHVRVTARLDGRSGTWPVRDGESLLDAVLRNRADAPYACKGGVCGTCRAFLVTGEVRMDRNFALEAEETEAGFVLACQSHAVTEEVEIDFDR; from the coding sequence ATGGCCGCGTCCACGCCGTCGCCCACGTCGGGCTCCGGGCGCCCCGCGCGCCACGGCGCCTTCCACCCGCTGACGGTGGCGGCGGTCGACCGGCTCACCGACGACTCCGTGGCGCTGACCCTGCGCGTCCCCGAGGAGCTGCGCGGCGAGTACCTGCACGCCCCCGGCCAGCACCTCACGCTGCGCCGCAGCACCCCCGAGGGCGTGGAGATCCGCCGTACGTACTCGATCTGCTCCCCCGCCCCGGACCCCGCGGGCCCCGGCCCGGCGGCGCTGCGGGTGGGCGTGCGGCTGGTGGAGGGCGGCGAGTTCTCCACGTTCGCGCACAAGGAGATCGCCGCCGGGGACGTGCTGGACGTGATGGTCCCGGCCGGGCGCTTCGTCCTGGAGCCGGACGCCGCGCCGGCCACCGGGCACTACGCGGCGATCGTCGGCGGCAGCGGGATCACCCCGGTGCTGTCGATCGCCGCCTCGCTGCTGGCGGCACGGCCCGACGCCCGGTTCTGCCTGGTCCGCAGCGACCGTACGGCGGCGTCGACGATGTTCCTGGACGAGGTCGCCGACCTCAAGGACCGCTTCCCGGACCGGTTCCAGCTGGTGACGGTCCTGTCCCGGGAGGAGCAGGAGGCCGGGCTGCCGTCCGGCCGCCTCGACGAGGAGCGGCTGAAGGCCCTGCTGCCCGCGCTGCTGCCCGTCGCGGACGTCACGGGCTGGTTCCTGTGCGGCCCGTACGGGCTGGTCGTGGGCGCGGAGCGGGCGCTGGGCACGCTCGGCGTCGTCCGGACCCGGATCCACGAGGAGATCTTCCACGTCGAGGACACGGCACCGCCCGCCCCGGCCGCGGCCCCTTCCCACGTACGGGTCACGGCCCGGCTCGACGGCCGCTCCGGGACCTGGCCGGTCCGCGACGGGGAGTCCCTGCTGGACGCCGTGCTGCGCAACCGCGCGGACGCCCCGTACGCCTGCAAGGGCGGGGTCTGCGGCACGTGCCGGGCGTTCCTGGTCACGGGAGAGGTCCGGATGGACCGGAACTTCGCGCTGGAGGCGGAGGAGACGGAGGCCGGTTTCGTGCTGGCCTGCCAGTCGCACGCGGTGACGGAGGAAGTGGAGATCGACTTCGACCGCTGA
- the paaB gene encoding 1,2-phenylacetyl-CoA epoxidase subunit PaaB, translating into MTQNWPLWEVFVRSRRGLSHTHAGSLHAPDAEMALRNARDLYTRRGEGISIWVVPSTEITASSPDERDPFFAPSADKPYRHPTFYEIPEGVHHL; encoded by the coding sequence ATGACGCAGAACTGGCCACTGTGGGAGGTGTTCGTGCGTTCGCGCCGCGGCCTCTCGCACACGCACGCGGGCAGTCTGCACGCGCCCGATGCGGAAATGGCCCTGCGCAACGCCCGCGACCTCTACACGCGGCGCGGCGAGGGCATCTCGATCTGGGTGGTGCCCTCCACCGAGATCACCGCGTCCTCGCCGGACGAGCGGGACCCGTTCTTCGCCCCGTCGGCCGACAAGCCGTACCGGCACCCGACCTTCTACGAGATCCCCGAGGGGGTGCACCACCTGTGA
- the paaD gene encoding 1,2-phenylacetyl-CoA epoxidase subunit PaaD, with product MTRLEAELAELAGSVPDPELPVLSLAELGVMRGVRMHEDGHVEVTLTPTYTGCPAIEAMSADIERVLTGHGIPDVRVRTVLAPAWSTDDISAEGRRKLAEFGIAPPRPHAAGGPVPLTLSVRCPNCGSTDTELLSRFSSTACKALRRCTACREPFDHFKEL from the coding sequence ATGACCCGCCTGGAGGCGGAGCTGGCCGAGCTCGCCGGCTCCGTGCCGGACCCGGAGCTGCCCGTCCTCAGCCTCGCCGAGCTCGGCGTCATGCGCGGCGTGCGGATGCACGAGGACGGGCACGTCGAGGTCACCCTCACCCCGACCTACACCGGCTGCCCCGCCATCGAGGCCATGTCCGCCGACATCGAGCGGGTCCTGACCGGCCACGGCATCCCGGACGTGCGGGTGCGCACCGTCCTGGCCCCGGCCTGGTCGACCGACGACATCAGCGCGGAGGGCCGGCGCAAGCTCGCCGAGTTCGGCATCGCCCCGCCGCGGCCGCACGCGGCCGGCGGACCGGTCCCGCTCACCCTCTCCGTCCGCTGCCCGAACTGCGGATCGACCGACACCGAGCTGCTCAGCCGGTTCTCCTCCACCGCATGCAAGGCGCTGCGCCGCTGCACCGCCTGCCGTGAACCGTTCGACCACTTCAAGGAGCTGTAG
- the paaA gene encoding 1,2-phenylacetyl-CoA epoxidase subunit PaaA: MVAVTPETGQDSGLGADLGAQLAAAFDAAVAADERVEPRDWMPEAYRASLVRQMAQHAHSEIIGMQPEANWITRAPSLRRKAILMAKVQDEAGHGLYLYSAAETLGTSRDELLDKLHSGKQKYSSIFNYPTLTWADVGAIGWLVDGAAITNQVPICRCSYGPYARAMVRICKEESFHQRQGFELLMALSKGTEAQHAMAQDAVDRWWWPSLMMFGPPDDESAHSAQSMAWRIKRHSNDELRQRFVDIAVPQAEALGLTLPDPDLKWNEERGHHDFGAIDWAEFWDVLKGNGPCNEERIGQRRRAHEEGAWVREAAAAYAEKHTARTSHTAVQSTATNEEAGV; the protein is encoded by the coding sequence ATGGTGGCAGTGACCCCGGAAACGGGGCAGGACTCAGGCCTCGGGGCTGACCTCGGGGCACAGCTCGCGGCAGCCTTCGACGCCGCCGTGGCGGCCGACGAGCGCGTCGAGCCGCGCGACTGGATGCCCGAGGCGTACCGCGCCTCGCTCGTCCGCCAGATGGCCCAGCATGCCCACTCCGAGATCATCGGAATGCAGCCCGAGGCCAACTGGATCACCCGTGCGCCTTCGCTGCGCCGCAAGGCGATCCTGATGGCCAAGGTCCAGGACGAGGCCGGCCACGGCCTCTACCTGTACAGCGCCGCGGAGACCCTCGGCACCAGCCGCGACGAGCTGCTCGACAAGCTGCACTCCGGCAAGCAGAAGTACTCCTCGATCTTCAACTACCCCACCCTGACCTGGGCCGACGTCGGCGCGATCGGCTGGCTCGTGGACGGCGCGGCGATCACCAACCAGGTGCCGATCTGCCGCTGCTCCTACGGGCCGTACGCCCGCGCGATGGTCCGGATCTGCAAGGAGGAGTCCTTCCACCAGCGCCAGGGCTTCGAGCTCCTCATGGCCCTGTCCAAGGGCACCGAGGCGCAGCACGCGATGGCGCAGGACGCCGTGGACCGCTGGTGGTGGCCCTCGCTGATGATGTTCGGTCCGCCGGACGACGAGTCGGCGCACTCCGCGCAGTCCATGGCCTGGCGGATCAAGCGGCACTCCAACGACGAGCTGCGCCAGCGCTTCGTGGACATCGCCGTTCCGCAGGCCGAGGCGCTGGGCCTGACCCTGCCCGACCCGGACCTGAAGTGGAACGAGGAGCGCGGGCACCACGACTTCGGTGCGATCGACTGGGCCGAGTTCTGGGACGTGCTCAAGGGCAACGGCCCGTGCAACGAAGAGCGGATCGGCCAGCGGCGCCGGGCCCACGAGGAAGGCGCCTGGGTCCGCGAGGCGGCCGCGGCGTACGCGGAGAAGCACACGGCCCGGACCTCACACACCGCGGTACAGAGCACGGCAACGAACGAGGAGGCAGGGGTATGA
- the paaC gene encoding 1,2-phenylacetyl-CoA epoxidase subunit PaaC: MTSTDAVQPDLVQSAALALGDDALILSHRLGEWAGHAPVLEEEVALANIALDLLGQARILLSLAGDEDELAFLREERSFRNLQLVEQPNGDFAHTIARQLYFSFHQHELYAELAVGDGPFAPLAAKAVKETAYHRDHAEQWTLRLGDGTQESTARMQAALDALWKFTGEMFQPVDGIGGVDWAALEARWLAAVGGVLERAGLTLPEGPRTGAWAAGAGRQGLHTESFGRLLAEMQHLHRSHPGASW, translated from the coding sequence GTGACCAGCACCGATGCCGTTCAGCCCGATCTCGTTCAGTCGGCGGCCCTCGCGCTGGGGGACGACGCCCTGATCCTCTCCCACCGCCTCGGCGAGTGGGCGGGTCACGCCCCCGTCCTGGAGGAGGAGGTCGCCCTCGCGAACATCGCGCTCGACCTCCTCGGCCAGGCCCGCATCCTGCTGTCCCTGGCAGGCGACGAGGACGAGCTGGCCTTCCTGCGCGAGGAGCGGTCCTTCCGCAACCTCCAGCTGGTCGAGCAGCCCAACGGGGACTTCGCCCACACCATCGCGCGCCAGCTCTACTTCTCCTTCCACCAGCACGAGCTGTACGCGGAACTGGCCGTCGGTGACGGCCCGTTCGCCCCGCTGGCGGCCAAGGCCGTCAAGGAGACCGCGTACCACCGCGACCACGCCGAGCAGTGGACCCTGCGGCTCGGCGACGGCACGCAGGAGAGCACCGCGCGCATGCAGGCCGCCCTGGACGCGCTGTGGAAGTTCACGGGCGAGATGTTCCAGCCGGTCGACGGCATCGGCGGCGTGGACTGGGCCGCCCTGGAAGCCCGCTGGCTGGCCGCCGTGGGCGGCGTACTGGAGCGGGCCGGGCTCACGCTCCCCGAAGGCCCGCGCACCGGCGCCTGGGCCGCCGGGGCGGGCCGCCAGGGCCTGCACACCGAGTCCTTCGGCAGGCTGCTCGCCGAGATGCAGCACCTGCACCGCAGCCATCCGGGGGCGTCATGGTGA